One Salvelinus fontinalis isolate EN_2023a chromosome 11, ASM2944872v1, whole genome shotgun sequence DNA window includes the following coding sequences:
- the LOC129865833 gene encoding serine/threonine-protein phosphatase PP1-beta catalytic subunit-like has translation MAEGELDVDSLIARLLEVRGCRPGKIVQMSEAEVRGLCIKSREIFLSQPILLELEAPLKICGDIHGQYTDLLRLFEYGGFPPEANYLFLGDYVDRGKQSLETICLLLAYKIKYPENFFLLRGNHECASINRIYGFYDECKRRFNIKLWKTFTDCFNCLPIAAIVDEKIFCCHGGLSPDLQSMEQIRRIMRPTDVPDTGLLCDLLWSDPDKDVQGWGENDRGVSFTFGADVVSKFLNRHDLDLICRAHQVVEDGYEFFAKRQLVTLFSAPNYCGEFDNAGGMMSVDETLMCSFQILKPSEKKAKYQYGGMNSGRPVTPPRTVVPPKKR, from the exons tgCGGGGATGTCGCCCAGGGAAGATCGTGCAGATGTCAGAGGCTGAGGTGAGAGGCCTCTGCATAAAGTCCAGAGAGATCTTCCTCAGCCAGCCCATCCTGTTGGAATTGGAGGCTCCCCTCAAAATCTGTG GTGACATCCACGGCCAGTACACAGACCTGCTGCGGCTCTTTGAGTACGGGGGCTTCCCGCCCGAAGCCAACTACCTGTTCCTGGGGGACTACGTGGACCGAGGCAAGCAGTCCCTGGAAACCATCTGTTTACTGCTGGCTTACAAGATCAAATACCCCGAGAACTTCTTCCTCCTCAGGGGCAACCACGAGTGTGCTTCCATAAACCGCATCTATGGCTTCTATGATGAGT GTAAGCGCAGATTCAACATAAAGCTGTGGAAGACATTTACTGACTGCTTCAACTGCCTTCCCATCGCTGCCATCGTAGATGAGAAAATCTTCTGTTGCCATGGAG GCCTCTCTCCAGACCTGCAGTCTATGGAGCAGATCCGTCGTATCATGAGACCCACAGACGTCCCTGACACCG ggttgctgtgcgatttgctgTGGTCGGACCCAGACAAAGATGTTCAGGGTTGGGGGGAGAACGACCGCGGGGTCTCGTTCACGTTTGGGGCTGATGTGGTCAGCAAGTTCCTCAACCGCCACGATCTGGACCTCATCTGCAGAGCCCACCAG GTGGTGGAGGATGGCTATGAGTTCTTTGCCAAGCGGCAGCTGGTGACTCTGTTCTCAGCTCCTAACTACTGTGGAGAGTTTGACAATGCCGGCGGTATGATGAGTGTTGACGAGACCCTGATGTGCTCCTTTCAG ATCCTGAAGCCGTCTGAGAAGAAGGCCAAGTACCAGTATGGAGGGATGAACTCCGGCCGACCCGTCACCCCGCCCCGCACCGTGGTCCCACCAAAGAAACGGTGa